The following coding sequences lie in one Chitinispirillales bacterium ANBcel5 genomic window:
- a CDS encoding PAC2 family protein — MGKGMLDFNTPPLMFAAWPGMGDVGLTAMEYIRRGVDARLFAELDMGPFYSPEEVVVHKGLASFPEIPKSFFMEQHNPDLVFFESTMQLGGTEAITVAEAVLDVARKIKAPRIFTAAAFPYPMSYKAPSRVFAAANRQKFLRELSLFGIEPMPEGFISGLNGVLLGIAASQDIEAACILATIPSYASGLLYPKGSLEIIKALSKIADLDVDTSEIEEQTRAYDETYEDIEERLRQVFPSMIEGDEELGLEQPFELKEQQGDDERVPEMVMNRIERLFREVAQSKNRERAKELKAELDRWGIFDLYEKRFLDLFKEEE, encoded by the coding sequence ATGGGCAAAGGGATGCTGGATTTTAACACTCCGCCGCTTATGTTTGCAGCGTGGCCGGGGATGGGTGATGTAGGATTAACCGCAATGGAGTACATAAGAAGGGGAGTTGATGCAAGGCTCTTTGCTGAGCTTGATATGGGTCCATTCTATTCGCCTGAAGAAGTCGTTGTTCATAAAGGACTTGCCAGCTTTCCCGAAATTCCCAAAAGTTTTTTTATGGAGCAACACAACCCGGATCTGGTTTTCTTCGAAAGCACGATGCAGCTTGGTGGAACTGAAGCTATAACCGTGGCAGAAGCTGTTTTGGATGTGGCACGGAAAATAAAGGCCCCACGAATTTTCACCGCAGCTGCTTTCCCTTATCCTATGAGTTACAAAGCACCAAGCAGAGTTTTCGCTGCTGCAAACAGACAGAAATTTTTAAGGGAACTTTCGCTGTTTGGTATAGAGCCTATGCCTGAGGGGTTTATCAGTGGGCTTAATGGTGTATTGCTTGGAATCGCGGCTTCTCAGGACATTGAAGCAGCCTGCATCCTTGCTACTATTCCATCGTATGCCTCAGGGCTTCTTTATCCAAAGGGCTCTTTGGAAATAATTAAAGCCCTATCAAAAATCGCAGATCTTGATGTGGATACTTCTGAGATCGAAGAGCAGACACGGGCTTATGATGAGACTTATGAGGATATAGAGGAGAGACTCAGGCAGGTTTTCCCTTCAATGATTGAAGGTGATGAGGAGTTGGGATTGGAGCAACCTTTTGAACTTAAGGAGCAGCAGGGAGATGATGAGAGGGTTCCGGAAATGGTTATGAACAGAATTGAGAGGCTTTTCAGGGAGGTGGCTCAAAGTAAAAACAGGGAAAGAGCAAAGGAGCTTAAAGCGGAGTTAGACCGGTGGGGTATTTTCGACCTTTATGAGAAAAGATTTCTCGATCTGTTTAAAGAGGAGGAATAA
- a CDS encoding sensory rhodopsin transducer: MGNCPMPIPAGTDYGCVIESDLPVVVQHTRLDSRQAENAIMSTIAFGSD, encoded by the coding sequence ATGGGCAATTGCCCAATGCCCATACCTGCAGGAACTGACTATGGTTGTGTTATAGAGTCTGATCTTCCCGTGGTTGTTCAGCATACCCGATTGGACAGCAGGCAGGCTGAAAATGCAATTATGAGCACAATAGCTTTTGGCAGTGATTGA
- a CDS encoding cobalamin-dependent protein (Presence of a B(12) (cobalamin)-binding domain implies dependence on cobalamin itself, in one of its several forms, or in some unusual lineages, dependence on a cobalamin-like analog.): protein MKLRLIYPKFKKFLEDHPSLRESLKDHVVGDYTMPPSLALPIIASLTPEDIEVNLTDDNIGEQIDFDEKVDLVVISCFTPQAQRAYKIADEFKKRGTPTIMGGIHPTAIPDECLQHCDSVCIGEVEPIWHEVLEDARAKNLKKVYQATKPYCLSEFPIPKREIFSSDKYKWNAHLVLTMRGCPVKCSGCPIPEKEGPLFRFRPVENIIKDIESMPYRQFYFTDDTVMLPGKKNMRFLLQIMERTKDLNAGIFLASTMMMVPDPQFYKKLYEGKAESIYTIFGFDSVSKNLLSPECSAEDWKKGVDLVRMIEDSGIHFFGSFGIGFDDQDEGVVDRILKFCDDARIDLAEFYIITPFPGTPFGTQVVKENRVLHRNYDLWNHSNVVFKPKNFTEQKLMESYDLLWREFYRCKTPEDTLRSFDVAT, encoded by the coding sequence TTGAAACTTCGTCTCATTTATCCCAAGTTCAAGAAATTTCTTGAGGACCACCCCTCTCTTCGTGAATCACTAAAAGATCATGTAGTGGGAGACTACACAATGCCACCCTCACTGGCTTTGCCGATTATCGCGTCACTTACTCCAGAGGATATCGAAGTTAACCTAACAGATGATAATATTGGAGAGCAAATAGACTTTGATGAAAAGGTGGATCTTGTAGTAATAAGCTGTTTTACACCACAAGCCCAAAGAGCATACAAAATAGCCGATGAGTTCAAAAAAAGAGGAACCCCAACCATTATGGGTGGAATCCACCCCACTGCAATTCCCGATGAATGCCTCCAGCACTGCGATTCTGTGTGTATTGGTGAAGTAGAACCTATTTGGCATGAGGTACTTGAAGATGCCCGGGCCAAAAATTTAAAAAAAGTCTACCAAGCAACCAAACCTTATTGCCTTTCGGAGTTTCCCATCCCCAAAAGAGAAATATTCAGCAGTGACAAATATAAATGGAATGCACACCTTGTGCTTACGATGCGTGGGTGCCCGGTTAAGTGCTCAGGATGTCCCATTCCTGAAAAAGAAGGTCCTCTGTTTCGGTTCAGACCGGTCGAAAACATAATTAAAGACATCGAATCCATGCCCTACAGACAGTTCTATTTCACCGACGATACAGTGATGCTGCCGGGGAAGAAAAACATGCGCTTTCTGCTTCAAATAATGGAGCGAACAAAAGATCTCAATGCAGGAATATTTCTGGCTTCAACCATGATGATGGTCCCCGATCCCCAATTCTATAAAAAGCTCTATGAAGGGAAAGCTGAGTCGATCTATACGATCTTTGGCTTTGACAGTGTATCCAAAAACCTTTTAAGCCCTGAGTGCAGTGCGGAAGACTGGAAAAAAGGTGTCGATCTGGTCCGAATGATCGAAGACAGCGGAATACATTTCTTTGGGTCGTTTGGAATAGGGTTTGATGATCAGGACGAAGGAGTTGTTGACAGAATTCTAAAATTTTGTGATGATGCTCGTATCGATTTAGCTGAATTCTATATTATTACTCCCTTCCCGGGAACCCCTTTTGGAACACAGGTGGTCAAAGAAAACAGGGTTCTTCACCGAAACTATGACCTCTGGAACCACTCCAACGTGGTCTTTAAACCCAAAAATTTCACAGAGCAAAAACTCATGGAATCCTATGATCTGCTCTGGAGAGAATTTTATCGTTGTAAAACTCCGGAAGATACTCTGCGTAGCTTTGATGTAGCGACCTAA
- a CDS encoding sensory rhodopsin transducer: MGKRVWVISGGYINIESTGHEPELTSHDTVAVLNTGNRGTKLSIEIFYSDRKQEGAHHILVDAQRVRLIRFNDLIDPEPILLGKAFGAVIKSSEAIVVQFSKQTTASSALSEITTLGYCE, from the coding sequence ATGGGAAAAAGGGTATGGGTTATTTCTGGTGGATATATTAACATCGAGTCTACCGGGCATGAGCCAGAACTAACCAGTCACGATACTGTAGCAGTTTTAAACACAGGCAACAGGGGTACAAAACTATCCATAGAAATTTTTTACAGCGATCGTAAGCAGGAGGGGGCTCATCATATTTTGGTTGATGCGCAAAGGGTGCGTCTGATACGTTTTAATGATCTTATTGATCCCGAACCTATTTTACTTGGAAAAGCGTTTGGAGCGGTGATAAAGAGCAGTGAAGCGATAGTTGTGCAGTTCTCAAAACAAACTACAGCTTCATCTGCTCTTAGTGAGATAACGACTTTGGGCTATTGTGAGTAG
- the nfo gene encoding deoxyribonuclease IV, with protein MKKVGPHVSTAGGVHNAPLNAHALGAKAFALFTKNQRRWAAKPLEDKVVDAFKSNLRACDYIPDDILPHGSYLLNIGHPDPQIRSKSIDALIDEAERCALLGVPWLNIHPGSHLGAVSEEQCLKTVSDSINRVLSAVSGCGIVIETTAGQGGSVGYQFDHLARILDGVEDRLRCGICIDTCHIFAAGYDITTISNYERVMKELDSLVGREHIRGAHLNDCKTTLGSRVDRHESIAKGNIGETAFRCLMNDERFEDIPLVLETIDAAIWREEIELLYSFCA; from the coding sequence GTGAAAAAAGTAGGACCACACGTTAGCACTGCTGGAGGGGTACACAATGCTCCCTTGAACGCCCATGCACTGGGAGCAAAGGCATTTGCACTTTTTACAAAAAACCAGAGACGCTGGGCTGCTAAACCATTAGAAGATAAGGTTGTTGATGCTTTTAAAAGCAATTTACGTGCGTGTGACTATATTCCCGATGACATCCTTCCCCATGGGAGTTATCTGCTAAACATTGGGCACCCGGATCCACAAATCCGCTCCAAATCTATTGATGCATTGATCGATGAGGCTGAACGCTGTGCATTGCTTGGTGTACCGTGGCTTAATATTCATCCAGGCAGCCATCTGGGTGCTGTTTCTGAAGAGCAATGTTTAAAAACCGTTTCTGATTCAATAAATAGGGTACTTTCTGCTGTCAGTGGTTGTGGAATTGTGATCGAAACAACTGCAGGGCAGGGGGGGAGTGTAGGGTACCAATTTGACCATTTGGCCAGAATACTTGACGGGGTCGAAGATCGCTTGCGTTGCGGAATCTGCATTGATACTTGTCATATATTCGCTGCCGGATATGATATTACCACAATTAGTAATTATGAACGTGTTATGAAAGAGCTTGATTCTCTGGTTGGAAGAGAACATATAAGAGGTGCTCATTTAAATGATTGCAAGACAACTCTTGGCAGCAGGGTTGATCGTCACGAAAGTATAGCTAAAGGCAATATCGGTGAAACCGCGTTTCGATGTTTAATGAATGATGAACGTTTTGAAGATATACCTCTTGTTCTTGAAACCATCGATGCAGCGATATGGCGTGAAGAGATAGAGCTCCTTTACAGTTTCTGTGCTTAG
- a CDS encoding single-stranded DNA-binding protein, which translates to MGVNKAILIGNLGRDPELKYTPSGQPVASFPLATSERWTDKSGQRQDRTEWHNIVVWGRQAEFVNQYLKKGRSCYIEGKISTRSWDDRDGNKKYRTEIVALSVEFLNSPSGSSGSAQSGSNQSQNFQNSSPSPQYEPQVNEQFSADEDLPF; encoded by the coding sequence ATGGGTGTGAACAAAGCGATTCTCATAGGAAATTTAGGTCGGGATCCGGAACTCAAGTACACTCCCTCAGGTCAACCGGTAGCGTCATTCCCACTAGCAACTTCTGAGCGTTGGACCGACAAGTCCGGCCAGAGACAGGATCGCACTGAGTGGCATAATATTGTTGTGTGGGGACGTCAGGCGGAATTTGTTAACCAGTATTTAAAAAAAGGAAGGTCCTGCTATATCGAGGGAAAGATCAGCACTCGCTCCTGGGATGATCGGGATGGTAACAAGAAGTATCGTACAGAAATAGTGGCTCTATCTGTTGAGTTTTTAAACTCTCCTTCCGGTTCGTCCGGATCTGCTCAATCTGGATCGAATCAGTCGCAAAACTTCCAGAATTCATCACCTTCTCCTCAGTATGAGCCTCAGGTGAATGAACAATTTTCTGCCGATGAAGATCTTCCTTTTTAA
- a CDS encoding right-handed parallel beta-helix repeat-containing protein, translating to MVGLNYKNRRNPTTFRGGEGIVSLRVGLLVSALLTAAFLSSCIERSNPWDPHKGCPNIIIEELYEENTQYIDSVLNRMADLTKRSEDEDLLDSINELNADSETKNLHIKQSNDSILALNSYIDSLNRIRSENETPQLKSLLDTLTFYLFSEKEFGYKAIEAQFQDGSVYVEKLISDVNDKCLPNGVFPSFYVDSVFNKLDSLDSRISKMRASIEQHSYYLEKNSGFIADYNNNVHNLNIQILRYNDSILYDSRTRHEPTVRNDRELLEAINESSPGDTIVLDSGVYSVSLRFFNTGTEANPIVIIGAPLHRSVLDSSDVIISNRSHIQFYGLVFANSAVSGVKVEAHSRSIYFENCIFTSNRQYGIEVLESEVTLKNCKVLYNGWSGIRAQGNVISDYKLIGENVLVAHNGLHGINLVSQTLFFQRSTISDNRSQGVRIESANRQADFERCLFTFNGSYGIKRDENGSEQGTFTTQLSVFYGNEAGAFDAEASHIEHNVPYISHDPLFHDRQNGDFTVTAQDVLNLGAGFR from the coding sequence TTGGTTGGGCTGAATTATAAAAACAGAAGAAATCCTACAACGTTTAGAGGTGGAGAAGGTATTGTTTCACTTCGGGTAGGTTTGTTAGTTTCAGCTCTGCTCACAGCAGCTTTTTTATCCTCCTGTATTGAACGTAGTAATCCCTGGGATCCTCATAAAGGCTGCCCCAATATAATTATTGAGGAGTTGTATGAGGAGAACACCCAGTACATCGATTCTGTTTTGAATCGCATGGCTGATTTAACTAAACGATCTGAAGATGAAGATTTGTTAGATTCAATTAATGAACTTAATGCTGATTCTGAGACTAAAAACCTACATATAAAACAGAGCAATGACTCCATTTTAGCCCTCAATAGCTACATCGATAGTCTAAATCGTATCCGTTCGGAAAACGAAACACCACAATTAAAGAGTTTATTGGATACCTTGACTTTTTATCTTTTCTCTGAAAAAGAGTTTGGTTATAAGGCAATTGAGGCACAGTTCCAGGACGGTTCGGTATATGTAGAAAAACTGATTTCTGATGTGAATGATAAGTGTCTACCAAACGGTGTCTTCCCTTCCTTCTATGTCGATTCCGTTTTTAATAAACTAGATTCTCTGGATTCCAGAATCAGCAAAATGAGGGCTTCAATCGAGCAACACAGTTACTATTTAGAGAAAAACAGCGGGTTTATTGCTGATTATAATAACAATGTTCATAACCTTAACATACAAATATTAAGATATAATGATTCTATTCTGTATGATTCCCGAACCCGTCACGAACCAACGGTTAGAAATGACCGGGAGCTTCTTGAGGCAATAAATGAGTCCAGTCCTGGTGATACAATCGTACTTGATTCAGGTGTTTACAGTGTTTCACTAAGATTTTTTAACACCGGAACAGAAGCTAACCCTATAGTCATTATCGGTGCTCCCCTTCACCGTTCAGTTCTTGATTCCAGTGATGTAATTATCAGCAATCGTTCCCATATTCAATTCTACGGCCTTGTTTTCGCAAACAGTGCTGTGAGCGGGGTGAAAGTTGAGGCTCACAGTAGATCAATTTACTTTGAAAATTGTATATTTACCAGCAACAGGCAATACGGCATTGAAGTACTTGAAAGTGAAGTAACTCTTAAGAATTGTAAAGTTTTGTATAATGGCTGGTCCGGCATACGTGCTCAGGGAAACGTCATAAGCGATTATAAACTGATAGGTGAAAATGTGTTAGTTGCTCATAACGGGCTTCATGGTATAAATCTTGTGTCTCAGACCCTTTTCTTTCAGAGAAGTACCATTTCTGATAATCGCTCACAGGGGGTACGAATAGAATCCGCTAATCGCCAGGCAGATTTTGAGCGTTGCCTTTTTACGTTCAATGGCAGCTATGGAATAAAGAGGGACGAAAACGGCTCAGAGCAGGGAACATTTACTACCCAGCTCAGTGTTTTTTACGGTAATGAAGCTGGGGCGTTTGATGCAGAAGCTTCCCATATAGAACATAATGTACCTTATATCTCGCACGATCCACTATTTCATGACAGGCAAAATGGTGATTTTACTGTTACTGCTCAGGATGTGCTCAATTTAGGTGCTGGTTTTAGGTAG
- a CDS encoding helix-hairpin-helix domain-containing protein, protein MDNGSRVNLNKSGLEEISKLPQIGELKAKEIVDHRPYRCWEDLKRKVPSIDERLLKILQKQKDRIDFEL, encoded by the coding sequence TTGGATAATGGCTCAAGGGTGAATCTTAATAAATCTGGGTTAGAGGAGATTTCAAAACTGCCTCAGATTGGTGAGCTTAAAGCTAAAGAGATTGTCGACCACAGGCCCTATCGCTGTTGGGAGGATTTGAAACGAAAAGTGCCAAGTATTGATGAACGGTTGTTGAAGATTCTTCAGAAGCAAAAAGACAGAATAGATTTTGAGCTTTAA
- a CDS encoding D-arabinono-1,4-lactone oxidase, whose product MQHQWKNWSGTIHFTPGSYVAPKEEEQVAEIVASAARRGLGVRPLGRGHSSSPLVQTDGVLLSLKNFSGISSFDLDNSEVWLGAGTVLSKAGRDLLEIGFSMENYGDVAYQSAAGAFGTGTHGSGVHLKNLSYHLTGVRFIDSRGEIIQVEEQSNPEFFKAARVSLGTLGIFTSVRLKVIPAFRAVRRYWCTHVDDCLEHIEELQNNNRSFDFYWYPRSDLVQIRTLNLVNEDKNEATGSSQLRKEKYGYATDIIPHERTLKYHEMEFAYPLKMGPLVFRRIRNRVKKIHRKDVCWRVLYRTVAGDDTFLSNCYGQDTVAITIHQNVTLPYEQYFADMEPLFVSLGGRPHWAKKHSLQSESLKERYPMWDDFLAVRKKWDPEGVFLNSYLRQLFGLKS is encoded by the coding sequence ATGCAACATCAATGGAAAAACTGGTCTGGAACAATTCATTTCACGCCAGGGAGTTATGTCGCTCCCAAAGAAGAAGAACAGGTAGCTGAGATTGTTGCCAGTGCAGCAAGAAGGGGCTTGGGTGTTCGTCCATTGGGACGAGGGCACTCCTCCTCTCCACTTGTTCAGACCGATGGAGTATTGCTTTCCCTTAAAAATTTCTCGGGAATCTCATCTTTTGACTTAGACAACTCAGAGGTATGGCTTGGAGCTGGTACCGTACTGAGCAAAGCAGGCAGAGACCTTCTTGAGATCGGTTTTTCTATGGAAAATTATGGGGATGTTGCCTATCAGTCTGCTGCAGGGGCATTTGGAACCGGAACTCATGGCTCTGGAGTGCACCTCAAAAATCTCTCCTACCATCTTACCGGAGTGAGGTTTATTGATAGTCGTGGAGAGATTATTCAGGTAGAAGAGCAGAGCAACCCTGAGTTTTTTAAGGCCGCAAGGGTTTCCCTTGGTACGCTTGGAATTTTTACAAGTGTAAGGCTTAAGGTGATACCGGCTTTTCGTGCCGTTCGTCGCTATTGGTGCACTCATGTTGATGATTGCCTTGAACACATTGAAGAGCTTCAGAATAATAACCGTAGTTTTGATTTTTACTGGTACCCACGTAGCGATCTGGTTCAGATACGCACACTCAATCTGGTAAATGAAGATAAGAATGAGGCTACAGGTTCATCACAATTGCGAAAAGAAAAATATGGTTATGCTACTGACATAATCCCACATGAGCGAACTTTAAAATATCATGAAATGGAGTTTGCTTATCCTCTCAAAATGGGCCCCCTGGTATTTAGGAGGATCAGGAACAGGGTAAAAAAGATCCATAGAAAAGATGTTTGTTGGAGGGTTTTGTATAGAACTGTTGCCGGGGATGATACTTTTCTCAGCAACTGTTACGGTCAGGACACAGTGGCAATCACCATTCACCAGAATGTTACTCTTCCCTATGAGCAGTATTTTGCCGATATGGAGCCACTGTTTGTGTCTTTGGGAGGGCGTCCGCATTGGGCCAAAAAGCACTCACTGCAATCTGAATCGTTAAAAGAGCGCTACCCTATGTGGGACGATTTTCTCGCTGTCCGTAAAAAGTGGGATCCCGAAGGGGTTTTTCTAAATAGCTATTTGCGACAACTGTTTGGTTTAAAGAGCTAA
- a CDS encoding glycosyltransferase produces the protein MNKEDNVYLSIVIPAFNEAGAIRAGKLNRIVTWVEEQAFSSEIVVVDDGSLDETASLAALSADRVLRIEHAGKATALVSGISQARGEKILFTDMDQATPIKEASKLLDALKTVDVAIGSRGLVRPGAPLGRYLLSWGQVVLRTLILGLKFSDTQCGFKAMSSGACKDIVSKLYLYRTNRRKKLHGPSVTSGFDVEFLYVAKKLGYSVAEIGVEWNYQETRRVNLFRDSLRGIRDLIYIKMAALTAKYSRRS, from the coding sequence GTGAACAAAGAAGACAATGTATATCTGTCCATAGTTATACCCGCTTTTAATGAAGCGGGAGCGATTAGGGCTGGTAAGCTTAACCGCATCGTTACCTGGGTTGAAGAGCAGGCATTTAGCTCTGAAATTGTAGTAGTAGATGATGGTAGTTTAGATGAGACTGCATCACTTGCTGCTCTTTCTGCAGACAGGGTGCTGAGGATAGAACATGCTGGTAAGGCCACCGCTTTAGTCAGTGGGATCTCACAGGCCAGGGGAGAGAAGATTCTTTTCACTGATATGGATCAGGCAACGCCAATAAAGGAAGCCTCTAAGCTTCTCGATGCACTCAAAACTGTGGATGTTGCGATTGGCAGCAGGGGGCTGGTTCGTCCCGGAGCCCCACTAGGAAGGTATTTGCTCTCCTGGGGTCAGGTAGTTTTACGAACTTTGATACTTGGTCTTAAATTCTCTGATACTCAGTGCGGCTTTAAGGCAATGAGCTCAGGGGCGTGTAAGGATATTGTTTCAAAGCTTTATCTCTACAGAACCAATCGAAGAAAGAAGCTACACGGTCCCAGTGTCACAAGTGGCTTTGATGTGGAGTTTCTTTATGTAGCTAAAAAGCTTGGCTACAGTGTAGCGGAGATAGGGGTAGAGTGGAATTACCAGGAAACCCGCAGAGTTAATCTTTTCCGTGATTCCTTACGCGGGATAAGGGATCTGATTTATATAAAAATGGCTGCTTTAACGGCTAAATACTCACGAAGAAGCTAA
- a CDS encoding CNNM domain-containing protein translates to MSIFILLLFLTTLFIVLSAFFSASETALFSIPRERILSFQTHEKRSYNLVYSLLLDGQRTLLLILLGNTFVNITLAGIVYSWMSLIFREQSALVSLFAGTGIIVVFGEIIPKNYALRNNEALAVSIAPYFHRLKRLLSPVLSFIARLNQFFLKKFRVHLKSPSPFVTFEELKWGIINLRKRGAITPSEQEMIQGMLEQGALAVKKFMTHRSMIPVFLPTKRCSDAIREMSELKQTFALVSDSESKLHVKGFVRLHSLLKSPPHAPVGRHCYGAHWVPDSVEMAQLLAFMFRKKVTEVCVLDEFGGYSGVFSLSVGLRKIFQSAQQTTETIHFKIPAASMVFDGLQDIESMEEWLPPTLSQHSQGARTLNGLLSNYLGRIPETGDKFFVDEWYFYVVKAEPTRISTVLIRKKIT, encoded by the coding sequence ATGTCGATCTTTATATTGCTGCTTTTTTTAACGACACTGTTTATCGTTCTTTCTGCATTTTTTTCCGCTTCTGAAACGGCACTTTTTTCCATACCCAGGGAGAGAATACTTTCTTTCCAAACTCATGAAAAACGATCGTACAACCTTGTCTACTCTCTTCTTCTTGATGGACAGCGCACATTACTTTTGATTCTGCTGGGTAATACTTTTGTGAATATTACCCTTGCCGGAATCGTTTATTCGTGGATGAGCCTCATTTTTCGCGAACAATCTGCTCTAGTGAGCCTTTTTGCAGGAACTGGTATTATAGTTGTTTTTGGTGAAATTATTCCAAAAAACTATGCACTTAGAAATAATGAAGCTCTTGCGGTTTCTATCGCCCCCTATTTTCACAGGTTAAAACGGTTACTCTCTCCTGTTTTGTCTTTTATTGCCCGACTCAATCAGTTTTTCCTAAAAAAATTTAGGGTACACCTTAAAAGCCCCTCTCCATTTGTTACTTTCGAAGAGCTTAAATGGGGAATAATAAATCTTAGAAAGCGTGGTGCTATAACCCCAAGCGAACAGGAAATGATACAGGGGATGCTTGAACAGGGGGCGCTTGCTGTAAAAAAATTTATGACCCACCGTTCAATGATACCTGTTTTTCTGCCTACAAAGAGGTGCAGCGATGCGATTAGAGAGATGAGCGAGTTAAAACAGACATTTGCGCTGGTCAGCGACTCTGAAAGTAAACTGCATGTTAAAGGGTTTGTTAGGCTTCACTCACTTCTCAAATCGCCTCCCCATGCTCCGGTGGGGCGGCACTGCTATGGTGCCCATTGGGTTCCGGATAGTGTCGAGATGGCGCAATTGTTGGCTTTTATGTTTCGCAAAAAAGTTACCGAAGTTTGTGTTCTCGATGAATTTGGGGGATATTCGGGGGTGTTTTCGTTATCCGTGGGGCTTAGAAAAATATTTCAGTCGGCGCAGCAAACCACCGAAACTATTCATTTCAAGATCCCTGCAGCATCAATGGTTTTTGATGGATTGCAGGATATTGAGTCGATGGAGGAGTGGTTACCACCTACTCTTTCACAACATTCCCAGGGTGCCAGAACGTTAAATGGGTTACTGAGCAATTATTTGGGGCGTATACCCGAAACCGGAGATAAGTTTTTTGTAGATGAATGGTATTTTTACGTAGTTAAAGCAGAACCGACAAGGATAAGTACTGTTCTTATAAGAAAGAAGATTACATAA
- a CDS encoding PEGA domain-containing protein — MRVLGLIVLTLYCSAIASDSECPEDSKPLLFTTYLYPENIINESLLKELFEELYSSLREIGYCLIEMDHWYEESSTERNDSEQLTLLLSIIENEADLDTKEPLLLASISQKPPESRSEIKEMVANPLISFSVSREDLFATQSIIARKIKENLRNQYLYHIRIYSSPEGVNIQGPGGIEGITPLELVRPIGRFSIEASKEGYQTLCKDLFFEDGGTHSIYLQLNKRRFYHSKYFYVAALSALSSVVFYTLENHYHQQYLSLGREDYFERPERFDTLFKRAQTFERLAVSSLILSGVSLGLSFAF, encoded by the coding sequence GTGAGAGTTTTAGGTTTAATCGTTTTAACTCTTTATTGCAGTGCTATTGCTTCTGACAGTGAGTGTCCTGAAGATAGCAAACCCCTCCTCTTTACCACCTATCTCTATCCAGAAAATATAATCAATGAATCGCTATTAAAGGAACTCTTCGAAGAATTATACTCCTCTTTGAGAGAAATTGGGTACTGTCTTATAGAAATGGACCATTGGTACGAAGAGAGTTCCACTGAGAGAAATGATTCCGAGCAGCTAACTCTTCTACTGTCTATAATAGAAAATGAAGCTGATTTGGATACAAAAGAGCCATTACTCCTTGCTTCCATATCCCAAAAGCCACCCGAGAGTAGATCGGAAATCAAAGAGATGGTCGCCAACCCACTGATCTCTTTTTCTGTAAGCAGGGAAGACCTGTTTGCCACCCAATCCATTATAGCCAGGAAAATAAAAGAGAACCTCAGAAATCAATACCTCTACCATATAAGGATTTATTCATCTCCTGAAGGGGTTAATATCCAAGGACCCGGTGGAATCGAAGGTATCACTCCCCTTGAGCTGGTTAGACCCATTGGACGGTTTTCCATTGAAGCATCAAAAGAAGGGTATCAGACTTTATGCAAAGATCTGTTTTTTGAAGATGGAGGAACCCACAGCATCTACCTTCAACTAAACAAGAGAAGGTTTTACCACTCAAAATATTTTTACGTAGCAGCTCTCAGCGCTCTTTCTTCGGTGGTCTTTTACACCCTTGAGAACCATTATCATCAGCAGTACCTTTCTTTGGGAAGGGAAGATTACTTTGAGCGGCCTGAAAGGTTTGACACACTTTTTAAAAGAGCCCAGACCTTTGAACGCCTGGCTGTTTCTTCTTTGATTTTAAGTGGTGTCTCGCTTGGACTTTCGTTTGCATTTTAA
- a CDS encoding NfeD family protein translates to MRDILIPILIQLLGIIIILAEFILPSAGILTVTALGLFAYSLYLVFANVSTTAGFVLLAADLILIPILIIIGVKLLAISPVTLRSSLGQGDGSDANEPKSPKELIGVEGETVTDLRPAGVAIIGSKRCDVVSRGEFIAKNSPVIVAATDGNRIVVKKKPQ, encoded by the coding sequence ATGAGAGATATCCTAATTCCTATACTAATTCAACTGCTTGGAATCATAATAATCCTTGCAGAGTTTATACTCCCATCGGCAGGAATACTCACTGTAACAGCGCTGGGGCTCTTTGCTTATTCCCTCTATCTTGTCTTTGCTAATGTTTCAACAACTGCCGGTTTTGTGCTTCTTGCAGCAGATCTAATACTTATTCCCATACTGATTATTATAGGAGTAAAATTGCTTGCCATCTCACCTGTTACTCTTAGGAGTTCTTTGGGTCAGGGTGATGGCTCAGATGCCAATGAACCTAAGTCCCCAAAAGAGCTTATAGGGGTTGAAGGGGAAACGGTTACAGATCTTAGACCTGCGGGGGTAGCAATCATTGGGAGCAAACGCTGTGATGTGGTAAGCAGAGGAGAGTTTATAGCCAAAAACTCGCCTGTAATTGTAGCTGCTACTGACGGCAACAGAATTGTAGTAAAGAAAAAACCTCAGTAA